The Mytilus trossulus isolate FHL-02 chromosome 13, PNRI_Mtr1.1.1.hap1, whole genome shotgun sequence genome has a segment encoding these proteins:
- the LOC134694277 gene encoding uncharacterized protein LOC134694277: MYAIVSFSCLIEFVKGQYPDEVEGVVREGIKTNFESFKAKKRREETGKQEEHNKKMAVYSRLKRKLNNRKKALKEISSMPKEQKETVMQSMETQYMSSEQTDSELRRRVVYRHTSALEV; encoded by the exons ATGTATGCCATTGTATCATTCag ctgtctcattgaattCGTAAAAGGTCAATATCCTGACGAAGTGGAGGGGGTTGTAAGAG aaGGAATAAAGACAAATTTTGAATCGTTCAAAGCAAAGAAACGAAGAGAAGAGACTGGTAAACAAGAAGAACATAACAAGAAAATGGCTGTGTACAGCAGATTGAAAAGA aaattaaacaacagaaaaaaggcattaaaagaaatatccaGCATGCcaaaagaacaaaaagaaaCAGTTATGCAAAGTATGGAGACACAGTATATGTCTTCTGAACAAACCGATTCAGAACTGAGACGAAGGGTCGTTTATCGTCACACTTCTGCCTTGGAGGTCTGA